Proteins encoded by one window of Rhodamnia argentea isolate NSW1041297 chromosome 6, ASM2092103v1, whole genome shotgun sequence:
- the LOC115734499 gene encoding rho GTPase-activating protein 1, whose protein sequence is MTEVLHFASPPSTDPSASLSRPPPANDEEEEESSVEEDIESAERGNREQQLPVLALLVAVLRKSLVACKSDRSELCGMEIGWPTDVRHVAHVTFDRFDGFLGLPVEFEPEVPRRAPSASTHVFGVSTESMQLSHDSRGNSIPTILLLMQRRLYAQGGLQAEGIFRINAENSQGEFVRDHLNRGIIPEGIDVHCLAGLIKAWFRELPRGVLDSLSPEQVMLCQTEEDCAELVRLLPPTEAALLDWAINLMCDVAQMEHQNKMNARNIAMVFAPNMTQMGDPLTALMYAVQVMNFLKTLIARMLREREDAIFKSPPTSHTEPPDDNGHQSPQICVEFTPQANKVSVSSHKNGDTIGEGSRSCEIKANNFDGLKAGAQLSKGKFRLGQTSISNIKSFHRKIYVREPAVQVSGPVEKTGGISTFSRIDSRIEWIEAWR, encoded by the exons ATGACGGAGGTCCTCCACTTCGCTTCGCCTCCAAGCACAGACCCATCAGCTTCATTATCCCGCCCACCACCTGCGaatgatgaagaggaagaagagtcgTCGGTGGAGGAGGATATCGAGAGCGCCGAGAGAGGGAACAGAGAGCAGCAGTTGCCTGTGTTGGCACTGTTGGTGGCGGTTCTCAGGAAGTCTCTGGTTGCTTGCAAGAGCGACAGGAGCGAGCTCTGCGGCATGGAGATTGGTTGGCCCACTGACGTCCGCCACGTCGCGCACGTTACATTCGACAGGTTCGATGGGTTCTTGGGCTTGCCCGTGGAGTTTGAACCTGAAGTGCCCAGGAGAGCCCCCAGTGCTAG TACTCATGTTTTTGGAGTCTCAACAGAGTCCATGCAGCTATCACATGACTCCAGAGGTAACAGCATTCCCACCATACTCTTGCTCATGCAAAGACGCTTGTATGCACAAGGAGGATTACAG GCAGAGGGGATATTCAGAATTAATGCTGAAAATAGTCAAGGAGAGTTTGTGAGGGACCATTTAAACAGGGGAATTATACCAGAGGGTATTGATGTGCATTGCTTGGCTGGATTAATCAAG GCATGGTTTAGAGAACTCCCACGAGGTGTTCTGGATTCGCTGTCACCTGAGCAAGTGATGCTGTGCCAGACTGAAGAAGACTGTGCTGAGCTTGTGAGGCTTCTACCACCAACAGAAGCTGCTCTATTAGACTGGGCAATTAACCTGATGTGCGATGTTGCCCAGATGGAACATCAAAACAAAATGAATGCACGCAACATTGCCATGGTTTTTGCTCCAAATATGACTCAG ATGGGAGATCCTTTGACTGCATTAATGTATGCAGTCCAAGTAATGAACTTCCTTAAAACACTTATCGCGAGGATGCTGCGAGAAAGAGAGGATGCAATATTCAAGTCACCTCCAACTTCCCACACAGAGCCTCCTGATGATAATGGACACCAGAGTCCACAGATTTGCGTCGAATTTACTCCGCAGGCAAATAAAGTTTCTGTCAGCTCTCACAAGAATGGCGACACAATAGGAGAAGGAAGTCGAAGTTGCGAAATCAAAGCTAATAATTTCGATGGTCTTAAGGCTGGAGCTCAACTAAGCAAAGGGAAATTCCGACTTGGCCAAACCAGCATATCAAATATTAAAAGCTTTCATAGAAAAATATATGTGCGGGAACCTGCCGTTCAGGTATCAGGCCCTGTTGAGAAGACTGGAGGAATCAGCACTTTTAGCAGGATAGATTCAAGGATAGAGTGGATAGAAGCCTGGCGATGA
- the LOC115734500 gene encoding uncharacterized protein LOC115734500, translating into MAACGSLQPIFDSALPDNPSILESLSSWKDLHHHHHRRQIMPCHGNDDSGEHNPVDCQASSFTEIFGELHFKERDPEPSSLLPPPSTMELETNSDGDGEENAKSPSSMSSQGGGGGHGHHRSSESFSSMNSESLQLCTEGLGFESFGDVEDYKLAEAWQGKEEKESAATCTARRNFYSSSSSFKHRPQYYPHNHHHHHLHEFRRSRSIGSAFRGFPPPISSLSMSGKPWVCFKSYRNDGRFVLKEIRFPTQEFLHASREGGRLTLQFVHPSDEIEEDEGILEDDSDEEDDEDGKREGGGRSENGHGGNVEHG; encoded by the coding sequence ATGGCTGCCTGTGGGAGCCTCCAACCCATCTTCGACAGCGCATTACCCGATAACCCGTCTATTCTTGAATCTCTTTCCTCATGGAAggacctccaccaccaccaccaccgtcgtCAAATCATGCCCTGCCACGGCAACGATGACAGCGGCGAGCATAACCCCGTTGATTGCCAAGCCTCCTCCTTCACCGAGATATTCGGGGAACTCCACTTCAAGGAGCGGGATCCCGAACCATCATCGCTGCTGCCACCGCCGTCGACGATGGAGTTGGAGACCAACAGCGACGGCGATGGCGAGGAGAACGCGAAGAGCCCTTCTTCAATGAGCTCtcagggcggcggcggcggacaCGGACACCACAGGAGCAGCGAGAGCTTCTCGTCGATGAACTCGGAGAGCCTGCAGCTGTGCACGGAGGGGCTAGGGTTCGAGAGCTTCGGGGACGTGGAGGACTACAAGCTGGCTGAGGCGTGGCAGggcaaggaagagaaagaaagcgCGGCCACCTGTACGGCCAGGAGGAACTTTTACTCCTCGTCATCGTCGTTCAAGCATCGTCCTCAGTATTATCCTCATaatcatcaccatcaccacctcCACGAGTTTCGGAGATCGAGGTCGATAGGGAGCGCATTCCGAGGGTTCCCGCCCCCAATATCGAGCTTGAGCATGAGCGGGAAGCCGTGGGTGTGCTTCAAGTCGTATCGCAACGACGGGCGGTTCGTGCTGAAGGAGATTAGGTTCCCGACGCAGGAGTTCCTTCACGCGTCGAGGGAAGGCGGGCGTCTGACGTTGCAGTTCGTCCATCCGAGCGACGAGATCGAGGAAGATGAAGGGATTCTTGAAGACGACAGcgatgaagaagacgacgaagatGGAAAGAGAGAAGGCGGAGGGCGCAGCGAGAACGGCCACGGTGGCAACGTCGAACACGGGTAG